The Alnus glutinosa chromosome 1, dhAlnGlut1.1, whole genome shotgun sequence region GGTAACCTTTAGTAACTGATTACTAAAATAAGACCAAATATGAAAGGTAAATGGATAAATATATGCATCAACTTTGTTTAATGCCCTAAGAGCATTAGCAGCAGACAAccaacaatttttcttaaatttagagaacaaaactacttGCTTTCCTATCTAAAAATACTCCACAAtaacttttcttaattttttcctaaaccattaaaatattatttcttttacttctactttattttttcatttcatttcattattaTAAGGAGAAGAGATGTGAGAGGGGAGAGAATtaagtttatgattataataatcatCGAGAATGTTACGGTGCTTTCTAATGCTCTAGCATTCTCAATATCTAAAAAACTAGTAGATAATTTACTgtagataatttattttttgacatttttcttgTATTCAGAGAAAAGAACTACCTATAAAATATCTCCTACTACTACTGCAACAAAGgaagggaaaggaaaagaagatgtCATAATCaaagaatttggatcctctctaCTCCAAATGAAGAAAGGGCTCAACTCAACTTCACATCATTATTTCCCCACTTGCTTTTAGGCATGACCTGGCCTGGGAGCCCGGACCACATGGCCTTGTCCACATTTCAAAAAGTAAAACCAACCTTTTTAGCAAATATTACAGAAGCAAAAGTTGCTTTTCTTTCATTCGGTCATCACGGTGTGAACTGTTCTTTTCGATCCAGCTTCATAGTTCATACCAactaatatagtatataaacatGAAACAATTTTAGATATACGATATAACAAGTATAGCAAATAAAATGTTGGGATATTCTTGAATCTACATTTCAATTTTCTTCAGAATTCAGTAATtgaaccaccccccccccccccccccccccccccctccaaaaaaaaagaaaaaaaaaagaaggaactTACTTCATCATGAAATCAACCCATGCCTGGGGCTTCTTCCTGAGAGCGTTCACAACGGGGCCATATTCATGGGGCTCTATCCCATACTGTGCCAGTATCTCCGCCACCTCCGCCGCCTCtacaatttataattaatactCCCATCACGCATCAATTAAGCAATTTTGCTTTCACGTTTACATTAATATATACGGGGGATACCGGAATTATAATAGACGaaaatttgtaaaagaaatgaaaaagttGGGACCTGTATCAGGAACCGCAAcgatttcttcttcctctctcctcAGTTCCCTCACGTAGTGATCAGCTTCGCTTTTTGCCGCAAGATATCTGCCCAAATCCCCATAACCAGTAGAAATTAATGTTATATAATCACatatgaaatttttaatttaaatgaatcgtatactttttttttcagattcgaacctttttttttctttttttttcaaagataaaGATTCGAACTCTTAAATGAATATACACGAATTTTATGttggaaaaaaaaggaaggagtAATTTTCAATTAATCTGACAATTAAATTACGCGTGAATCGAATTTCGTTTGATCAAGATCCGATTATTAGAACTTTATGGTATAGATTTgatcttattttcttatttcgTCTTTCTTGTTTATTCAAGTTGTAAAGCGTCAAGACTGAAAAGCATTTGGCTCTTAAATTACAATTTCTTTCGTTTTCCTACATTTTTCTCAGTAACCAAGCAGGGAGAAATGAAAACAATCATATAAAATACTGACTcgaagattatatatatatatatatatatctcaccCTCCAAGTCCCATGGAGATAGCGCCGGCGGCGACTTCGGCGATGCCGGCAGTGAGGACGATGGAGGACGTGGCATTGGCGCCGGACAAGCCAGCGGCAAGAGCGAAGGGCACGGTGAGTCCGTCGGAAACGCCGATGATGATGTCACGAACGATCTCCCCGGCAGTGAAGTGCTTCTCTTTGTGTTGGTTGAGCAGCCTTTGCTTCTCGGGCTCCAGGGTTCTTCTTTCTTCGCTGGCGGCCATTGAAGAATTAGCAGTGATTTGAGCTTCAGAGAGGGTAACAACTAAAACAACAACAGACGAGAATATTGGGAGCGTTATATTAATGATATCGTCTGTATGTGTATAAATTCAACAAACACGTTAAAGATTCCTTACACCGGAAAGCTGTTCGTCTTTATTTGTCCTATTTGATGTGGTAACAGACTAAAACAGTTCAGTACtgttgaatatttctttcttccttttaagaaggaaaaagacaaaacaatatattaattttaaattggaGTTGGGCTCTTCTGTTGTGTTGGGGGTGGTATGGTAATTGTGACTTGTCGTTTGTTACAAATTgctcatcaaattttttaaccttttttttttttttttttaaccttttttttttttttttgggtgaaatagttcaatatttttggattttatcGAAAACATTTGGATACATTTTTTCAGATAGAAACTCTTCACTCTTTCCTATATTAAGTTGTTTGTTGGTATGTATCACATGCTGGATTCTAGCAATTGTTGTTGGAATCTGGCAACGGTAGCCAAATTTCGTTGAAATTGATTAGAATTTAGCAAGAATAGCTAGATTCCAGCCAATTTCGGCGAAATTGGCCGAAATTCGGCCGGCCAAtgacggaatttgacttgtGCTGTCGGATTTTAGCCACCATCGCCAAAATCTCGTCACCAGTGATTTTTCGCAATTggtaatttt contains the following coding sequences:
- the LOC133858711 gene encoding vacuolar iron transporter 1, translating into MAASEERRTLEPEKQRLLNQHKEKHFTAGEIVRDIIIGVSDGLTVPFALAAGLSGANATSSIVLTAGIAEVAAGAISMGLGGYLAAKSEADHYVRELRREEEEIVAVPDTEAAEVAEILAQYGIEPHEYGPVVNALRKKPQAWVDFMMKFELGLEKPDPKRALQSALTIAIAYILGGLVPLIPYMFIPRARDAMVASAVLTLLALLIFGYAKGYFTDNKPITSALQTALIGAIASAAAFGMAKAVHP